Proteins encoded by one window of Lathyrus oleraceus cultivar Zhongwan6 chromosome 1, CAAS_Psat_ZW6_1.0, whole genome shotgun sequence:
- the LOC127088083 gene encoding uncharacterized mitochondrial protein AtMg01250-like: MGFSSLWLSWIEATIFSSHMSVLVNESPTKEFAVGRGVRQGDPLSPLSFVILVEGISGLMRKAKEVREFRGFMINGRSKVEMLQFVDDTLIIGEGNWSNVWAIKVILRGFELVSGMEVNFNKSRVIRINLSNHFLNSTANILSCRVENKYFSFLGIPIGAN, encoded by the coding sequence ATGGGGTTTAGTAGCTTGTGGTTATCTTGGATAGAAGCGACCATCTTTTCAAGTCATATGTCGGTGTTGGTTAACGAGAGTCCAACGAAGGAATTTGCAGTAGGAAGGGGCGTAAGGCAGGGTGATCCTCTATCACCCCTTAGTTTTGTTATCTTGGTTGAAGGGATATCGGGGTTGATGAGGAAGGCAAAAGAGGTTAGAGAATTTAGAGGCTTTATGATAAATGGCAGGAGTAAAGTTGAAATGCTTCAATTTGTTGATGATACGTTGATTATTGGAGAAGGGAATTGGTCAAACGTGTGGGCTATTAAAGTAATATTGAGAGGATTTGAGCTAGTTTCAGGGATGGAAGTTAACTTCAACAAAAGTAGAGTGATAAGAATAAATTTAAGCAACCATTTTTTGAATTCAACAGCAAATATTTTATCTTGCAGGGTTGAAAATAAGTATTTTTCCTTTCTTGGTATTCCAATAGGAGCCAACTAG